One region of Zingiber officinale cultivar Zhangliang chromosome 7B, Zo_v1.1, whole genome shotgun sequence genomic DNA includes:
- the LOC122005871 gene encoding carbon catabolite repressor protein 4 homolog 6-like isoform X1 has protein sequence MRFPIPLQATNTCSAMSSSSRFKKVPGRNQWQRGYCNPPPPTLDAAAAVAEEGAAGSSFATGDSPVGTVREANENLRSWRSGASGSWRPRGARSQSYGQWQPPSYGHHHPLHRHPAFPSVPYYGPPHPSCNPSQITRTPAPFYGHPPPSHNPLSTPFGPQSSFNTSPVAYPAQAYQAAPSYRPVDYRTWSFCSSQPPPECERFVVLSYNILADYLARDHWSKLYFHIPQYILDWEWRKRRLLIEFRLWTPDIMCLQEVDRFHDLEEQLSTQGYAGIWKMRTGNAVDGCAIFWRTNRHDHLFLLKYQETIEFNKLGLRDNVAQICVLESRIINHADNETASFSESSEQSSGANLVVVCNIHVLYNPKRGEIKLGQVRTLLRRAHAISKNWNDAPVVVCGDFNSTPESPLYNFIAEQKLNLSGLAKDQVSGQYSAHISSSRLYTGPPPSRAPPFMSVGTEGNCQPQTKAENGLTENLPQNDTNPPNVSQLCSDNQMFYRTNRTPEVAANQIGEGETFCTDSCSIDSSNVQLDTDIHQCIEQYSQGSASEVSNINQSAAGVQSGGRSSEFPCSEQILTHHSDGGCESSSFQNEEPFNSRKQIAAAAGTSFHDAFDHNKIREDCNHSVAACSDINIQRPHGSENVPNDDVSVKVSSPDVISACCQPKQSLSETVNLSGDFDSKVNLGGNDLENHNTVGDVADTLRDTFDLEDNSDPNFFRELLGTDEVSHFGDDPVSDPSRIEVWKESADNSCSSVDDSAKYSYDPYSWTPVEIEIASGSTDCTYLEHNLKLRSVYTEVEDYAGTKGPSREPQVTSYNRQFMGTVDYIWSSEALQTAKVLDTLPKHVLRQTHGFPTKKWGSDHVALACELAFKLPQPNKVAF, from the exons ATGCGATTTCCAATTCCTCTTCAAGCCACCAACACCTGCAGCGCCATGTCTTCCTCCTCCCGCTTTAAGAAG GTTCCGGGGCGCAACCAGTGGCAACGCGGTTATTGTAACCCACCGCCTCCGACTCTTGATGCAGCTGCTGCTGTGGCCGAGGAAGGTGCCGCTGGGTCCTCGTTCGCCACTGGGGATTCTCCCGTCGGGACCGTGAGGGAAGCTAATGAGAATCTGCGGAGTTGGCGGAGCGGCGCTAGTGGCTCTTGGCGCCCTCGTGGTGCTCGGTCGCAATCCTATGGGCAGTGGCAGCCGCCGTCCTATGGACATCATCATCCATTGCATCGCCATCCGGCGTTCCCTTCTGTGCCTTACTATGGTCCTCCCCATCCTTCTTGCAATCCTTCGCAGATAACAAGGACTCCTGCTCCATTTTATGGTCATCCTCCGCCGTCTCACAATCCTCTTTCCACCCCGTTTGGTCCTCAATCGTCTTTCAACACTTCTCCTGTTGCCTATCCTGCACAGGCATACCAAGCAGCTCCGTCTTATAGGCCGGTAGATTATAGGACATGGAGTTTCTGCTCCTCACAACCACCTCCTGAATGTG AGCGGTTTGTAGTGCTCTCTTATAATATCCTTGCGGATTACCTTGCTAGAGATCATTGGTCCAAGCTTTATTTTCATATACCACAATACATTTTGGATTGGGAATGGCGAAAGAGAAGATTACTTATAGAATTTCGACTATGGACCCCTGACATAATGTGTCTTCAG GAAGTTGACAGATTTCATGATCTGGAAGAACAACTTTCAACTCAAGGATATGCTGGTATTTGGAAG ATGCGAACTGGAAATGCAGTAGATGGATGTGCCATATTTTGGAGAACTAACAGGCATGATCACTT ATTTTTGTTGAAGTATCAAGAGACAATTGAGTTCAATAAACTTGGGCTTAGAGATAACGTTGCTCAAATTTGTGTACTGGAA TCAAGGATCATAAACCATGCTGATAATGAAACTGCATCTTTTTCTGAAAG CTCAGAGCAATCAAGTGGAGCTAATCTAGTTGTGGTATGTAATATCCATGTTCTTTACAATCCCAAGAGAGGAGAGATCAAACTCGGTCAG GTCAGGACGCTTCTCCGTCGAGCTCATGCCATTTCTAAGAACTGGAATGATGCACCTGTTGTTGTTTGTGGAGATTTCAATTCTACACCTGAG AGTCCACTTTATAACTTTATAGCAGAGCAAAAG CTAAATCTTTCTGGACTAGCCAAGGATCAGGTATCTGGACAATATTCTGCACATATTTCTTCTTCAAGGTTATATACTGGTCCACCACCCTCTAG GGCTCCGCCCTTTATGAGCGTAGGTACTGAGGGTAATTGCCAACCTCAAACTAAAGCAGAAAATGGACTTACTGAAAACCTGCCTCAAAATGACACTAACCCGCCAAATGTATCTCAGCTTTGCTCTGACAATCAAATGTTTTATAGGACAAACAGAACACCTGAAGTAGCTGCAAACCAAATAGGCGAAGGAGAAACCTTTTGTACTGACTCTTGTTCTATTGATTCTAGTAATGTACAACTTGATACTGATATTCACCAATGCATTGAGCAATATAGTCAAGGATCTGCATCAGAAGTTTCCAACATTAATCAATCAGCTGCTGGTGTTCAGTCAGGTGGAAGGTCTTCAGAGTTCCCTTGTTCGGAACAAATTCTGACCCATCATTCGGATGGTGGCTGTGAATCGTCATCATTTCAAAATGAAGAGCCATTCAATTCTCGAAAGCAAATAGCTGCTGCAGCTGGTACTTCCTTTCATGATGCCTTTGATCATAACAAAATACGAGAGGACTGTAACCACAGTGTAGCTGCATGTAGTGACATTAACATCCAGAGACCTCATGGTTCTGAAAATGTACCCAATGATGATGTTTCAGTGAAGGTATCCTCGCCAGATGTGATCAGTGCATGTTGTCAACCTAAACAATCACTGTCAGAAACGGTCAATCTATCAGGAGATTTTGATTCTAAAGTGAATCTTGGTGGCAATGATTTAGAAAATCACAACACTGTGGGTGATGTGGCTGATACATTGAGAGATACCTTTGATTTAGAGGATAATTCTGACCCAAACTTTTTCAGAGAACTTTTGGGGACTGATGAGGTAAGCCATTTTGGTGATGATCCAGTGTCGGATCCATCAAGGATTGAAGTTTGGAAAGAATCTGCTGATAATTCATGTTCATCGGTTGATGATTCTGCTAAGTATTCTTATGATCCATATTCATGGACCCCTGTGGAAATTGAGATTGCATCAGGAAGTACAGATTGCACTTATCTTGAGCACAATTTGAAACTGAGGAGTGTGTACACTGAGGTAGAG GATTATGCAGGTACAAAGGGGCCCTCCAGAGAACCCCAAGTAACCAGTTACAACAGGCAATTTATGGGCACAGTAGACTATATATG GTCTTCTGAAGCACTTCAGACAGCCAAAGTGCTTGATACACTCCCTAAACATGTACTACGACAGACACATGGTTTCCCGACCAAG AAATGGGGAAGCGATCATGTTGCCTTGGCGTGCGAATTAGCATTTAAGCTTCCTCAACCAAATAAGGTTGCATTTTGA
- the LOC122005871 gene encoding carbon catabolite repressor protein 4 homolog 6-like isoform X2, whose product MRFPIPLQATNTCSAMSSSSRFKKVPGRNQWQRGYCNPPPPTLDAAAAVAEEGAAGSSFATGDSPVGTVREANENLRSWRSGASGSWRPRGARSQSYGQWQPPSYGHHHPLHRHPAFPSVPYYGPPHPSCNPSQITRTPAPFYGHPPPSHNPLSTPFGPQSSFNTSPVAYPAQAYQAAPSYRPVDYRTWSFCSSQPPPECERFVVLSYNILADYLARDHWSKLYFHIPQYILDWEWRKRRLLIEFRLWTPDIMCLQEVDRFHDLEEQLSTQGYAGIWKMRTGNAVDGCAIFWRTNRFLLKYQETIEFNKLGLRDNVAQICVLESRIINHADNETASFSESSEQSSGANLVVVCNIHVLYNPKRGEIKLGQVRTLLRRAHAISKNWNDAPVVVCGDFNSTPESPLYNFIAEQKLNLSGLAKDQVSGQYSAHISSSRLYTGPPPSRAPPFMSVGTEGNCQPQTKAENGLTENLPQNDTNPPNVSQLCSDNQMFYRTNRTPEVAANQIGEGETFCTDSCSIDSSNVQLDTDIHQCIEQYSQGSASEVSNINQSAAGVQSGGRSSEFPCSEQILTHHSDGGCESSSFQNEEPFNSRKQIAAAAGTSFHDAFDHNKIREDCNHSVAACSDINIQRPHGSENVPNDDVSVKVSSPDVISACCQPKQSLSETVNLSGDFDSKVNLGGNDLENHNTVGDVADTLRDTFDLEDNSDPNFFRELLGTDEVSHFGDDPVSDPSRIEVWKESADNSCSSVDDSAKYSYDPYSWTPVEIEIASGSTDCTYLEHNLKLRSVYTEVEDYAGTKGPSREPQVTSYNRQFMGTVDYIWSSEALQTAKVLDTLPKHVLRQTHGFPTKKWGSDHVALACELAFKLPQPNKVAF is encoded by the exons ATGCGATTTCCAATTCCTCTTCAAGCCACCAACACCTGCAGCGCCATGTCTTCCTCCTCCCGCTTTAAGAAG GTTCCGGGGCGCAACCAGTGGCAACGCGGTTATTGTAACCCACCGCCTCCGACTCTTGATGCAGCTGCTGCTGTGGCCGAGGAAGGTGCCGCTGGGTCCTCGTTCGCCACTGGGGATTCTCCCGTCGGGACCGTGAGGGAAGCTAATGAGAATCTGCGGAGTTGGCGGAGCGGCGCTAGTGGCTCTTGGCGCCCTCGTGGTGCTCGGTCGCAATCCTATGGGCAGTGGCAGCCGCCGTCCTATGGACATCATCATCCATTGCATCGCCATCCGGCGTTCCCTTCTGTGCCTTACTATGGTCCTCCCCATCCTTCTTGCAATCCTTCGCAGATAACAAGGACTCCTGCTCCATTTTATGGTCATCCTCCGCCGTCTCACAATCCTCTTTCCACCCCGTTTGGTCCTCAATCGTCTTTCAACACTTCTCCTGTTGCCTATCCTGCACAGGCATACCAAGCAGCTCCGTCTTATAGGCCGGTAGATTATAGGACATGGAGTTTCTGCTCCTCACAACCACCTCCTGAATGTG AGCGGTTTGTAGTGCTCTCTTATAATATCCTTGCGGATTACCTTGCTAGAGATCATTGGTCCAAGCTTTATTTTCATATACCACAATACATTTTGGATTGGGAATGGCGAAAGAGAAGATTACTTATAGAATTTCGACTATGGACCCCTGACATAATGTGTCTTCAG GAAGTTGACAGATTTCATGATCTGGAAGAACAACTTTCAACTCAAGGATATGCTGGTATTTGGAAG ATGCGAACTGGAAATGCAGTAGATGGATGTGCCATATTTTGGAGAACTAACAG ATTTTTGTTGAAGTATCAAGAGACAATTGAGTTCAATAAACTTGGGCTTAGAGATAACGTTGCTCAAATTTGTGTACTGGAA TCAAGGATCATAAACCATGCTGATAATGAAACTGCATCTTTTTCTGAAAG CTCAGAGCAATCAAGTGGAGCTAATCTAGTTGTGGTATGTAATATCCATGTTCTTTACAATCCCAAGAGAGGAGAGATCAAACTCGGTCAG GTCAGGACGCTTCTCCGTCGAGCTCATGCCATTTCTAAGAACTGGAATGATGCACCTGTTGTTGTTTGTGGAGATTTCAATTCTACACCTGAG AGTCCACTTTATAACTTTATAGCAGAGCAAAAG CTAAATCTTTCTGGACTAGCCAAGGATCAGGTATCTGGACAATATTCTGCACATATTTCTTCTTCAAGGTTATATACTGGTCCACCACCCTCTAG GGCTCCGCCCTTTATGAGCGTAGGTACTGAGGGTAATTGCCAACCTCAAACTAAAGCAGAAAATGGACTTACTGAAAACCTGCCTCAAAATGACACTAACCCGCCAAATGTATCTCAGCTTTGCTCTGACAATCAAATGTTTTATAGGACAAACAGAACACCTGAAGTAGCTGCAAACCAAATAGGCGAAGGAGAAACCTTTTGTACTGACTCTTGTTCTATTGATTCTAGTAATGTACAACTTGATACTGATATTCACCAATGCATTGAGCAATATAGTCAAGGATCTGCATCAGAAGTTTCCAACATTAATCAATCAGCTGCTGGTGTTCAGTCAGGTGGAAGGTCTTCAGAGTTCCCTTGTTCGGAACAAATTCTGACCCATCATTCGGATGGTGGCTGTGAATCGTCATCATTTCAAAATGAAGAGCCATTCAATTCTCGAAAGCAAATAGCTGCTGCAGCTGGTACTTCCTTTCATGATGCCTTTGATCATAACAAAATACGAGAGGACTGTAACCACAGTGTAGCTGCATGTAGTGACATTAACATCCAGAGACCTCATGGTTCTGAAAATGTACCCAATGATGATGTTTCAGTGAAGGTATCCTCGCCAGATGTGATCAGTGCATGTTGTCAACCTAAACAATCACTGTCAGAAACGGTCAATCTATCAGGAGATTTTGATTCTAAAGTGAATCTTGGTGGCAATGATTTAGAAAATCACAACACTGTGGGTGATGTGGCTGATACATTGAGAGATACCTTTGATTTAGAGGATAATTCTGACCCAAACTTTTTCAGAGAACTTTTGGGGACTGATGAGGTAAGCCATTTTGGTGATGATCCAGTGTCGGATCCATCAAGGATTGAAGTTTGGAAAGAATCTGCTGATAATTCATGTTCATCGGTTGATGATTCTGCTAAGTATTCTTATGATCCATATTCATGGACCCCTGTGGAAATTGAGATTGCATCAGGAAGTACAGATTGCACTTATCTTGAGCACAATTTGAAACTGAGGAGTGTGTACACTGAGGTAGAG GATTATGCAGGTACAAAGGGGCCCTCCAGAGAACCCCAAGTAACCAGTTACAACAGGCAATTTATGGGCACAGTAGACTATATATG GTCTTCTGAAGCACTTCAGACAGCCAAAGTGCTTGATACACTCCCTAAACATGTACTACGACAGACACATGGTTTCCCGACCAAG AAATGGGGAAGCGATCATGTTGCCTTGGCGTGCGAATTAGCATTTAAGCTTCCTCAACCAAATAAGGTTGCATTTTGA